Genomic window (Rosa chinensis cultivar Old Blush chromosome 6, RchiOBHm-V2, whole genome shotgun sequence):
AAAACGATGGAGATGGTGAGGAATGTTTATTGGGACTCGTTTGCGCAATTCAGGTCTTTCTACAAacgggttttgaattttggcaATGAGATGATGAAGGGTTATTGGAAAGTTTGGATCTTTCAAACTTTCCATGGACTAGTTGCAATTGGTTCATTGCTGTCCTTTGTTGTAGCCATGGCATTTGCATATATGTATTTGTTTCCCACCGTTCCCTCGGTAGTTCGAAGTTACGGGATTTCGAATTCAGCTAGTTCGAATTCAAGTAGTTCCGTAGAGAAGTGCAATGTTTATGAAGGAAGCTGGATTGCAGATGAAAGTTACCCTTTGTACAATGCATCACTGTGTCCATTTGCAGAACGTGGATTTAATTGCTTGGCTAATGGAAGGGAAGATAGGGGTTATGCCAAGTGGAGGTGGAAGCCTAAGAATTGTGATATTCCAAGATTCGATGCGCGTAAAGTTCTTGAAGGGCTTCGTGGAAAACGAGTTGTTTTTGTGGGTGACTCGCTAAGTAGAACACAGTGGGAGTCTTTGATATGTTTACTCATGACAGGGGTGGAGGATAAGAAGAGTGTTTATGAAGTGAATGGGAATAAAATCACCAAGCAGATTAGATTTTTATCGGTACGGTTTACAACATTTGATCTCAGAATGGACTTTTACCGGTCAGTTTTCCTAGTGCAGCGTGCTTCAAAGCCAGCGCGAGCACCAAAGAGGGTTAAGTCGACACTCAGAATCAACAGGATAGATGACATTAGCAAAGAATGGATTGATTCAGATATTTTGATCTTCAATTCAGGGCACTGGTGGACACCGAGTAAACTTTTTGAACTGTgagtttcttatttttttttaacactgtCTCTCTTAAGTCCTGTTTTTGGCGTTTTACTCAGTCACAGCAGCTCCAGAATGGTTTTTGATAGTAGCAATATTTACAAAGTTGATTCACGATTTTATTTGATATAATGCATGCTGTAGTTTCAACTTATATCTGTACCTAAAAGGTAGTTTTAAAGGCATATGCATGTTGCCTAATATTGATAAGCTGGTCTAATGAGCTTCTGCTATTTGCAACGACTAACAGACCAAATTTCCCAAGAAAGGTTCGAAATACCTTGGTTCTGATGTGACCAAGATATTGGTTGAATTTTATTGATGTTGCAAACTCCATAAACTGTTGTGGTTCTTGCATAGTTGTTGACAAGTATTTTTGTACATTACTTAGAAATGATCTCGTAAATCTCATTTACCAGTATCATAGTTTCACAATGCATTTGGTTTGAGTTTTTCTGCTGATACTTAGCCATCAATAGAATGCAAAGCAATGCAGGCAGTTAAAACAGGGTGTCTATTGCAATTGTAATCTAAACACATATTAGGTGATGAACGATGGGTAGAACATGCATAAATGAATTCTAACTTTGCATTGCCCTTTAGGTCCTACTTCTTTGGTCAACTTCTTTATTACAGTACCTCCTGCCATTAGATATGATTCCTCCAGTAGAGACAATTAACAGGAATATTTCCAGCTATACTTGTGTTATCCCAATGATCCCACTTTATTGCTCTTCCCTTCGCCTTGTTGCATCTTTTCCAGCTATATTTGTGTTATAACAATGAAAAGCACATTGTTTATGTGCTTGTATTTTAGAGCTTTTTATTATAAGATAATAGTCTTCTGCTAttattcttttcctttctaATCAACCTATATGTGAGAATATGGTGTAGGCATCAGTGGTTTTTTTGTTATGATTATGCTTTTCAACATAGTGAACATACCATTGGCTTCTCAATCATCTTTGATGGACTTTATATACAACTTCAGATTGAGCTTTGGTTAGGAAGGGAACTTCTAAAATGCATTTTGAGATTGCTtccaccttctttttttttgcccttttcttttttggttttttatttaatttttaattttaatatttttattatttatttagtttttaaCAACGATCCAAAACACACACATAGACCAGATGGAAAAAAGAAGTGAGCCTAACTTTGATTCAGACAGGGGCTGCTATTTTCAGGTTGGTAAATCACTGAAGCTTGGAATGCCGATCACCACTGCCTTCAAAAAAGCTATGAACACTTGGGCATCTTGGGTTGAGACCTCAATCAACACAAATAGAACCAGTGTCTTCTTCAGGACTTTTGAGTCATCACATTGGAGGTGCGCTGTTTAGTTCGTTATGATATTGGTTGCCAACTCTCGGTTATAGCCTGTTATGGTTGCTTCAGTCTAATTGCATGCAGTTCTACCAAATCTGTCATCTTTGACAATATATTGATCTCTAGTTGGTGTATAGTATCTGTTCTGGTGAAgtaattaattttctttttgggttcCCTTCACAAATTTGTCATTCTGCTCAGTGTGTCAATACTATGCCACTTTCATTGTTATTGGTCTAGTGAATAAACTGTTGCTGTTAATGTTGTTTGGTTAGGTAATTttgttgaaaagaaaaaaatcctcaTGGACCCTGACAAGACAGTTAAACTTTTTATTTATCTTTCATATTTCTTTTGGTATTTTTGGAGGATTCTCAGATCAAAAAGACATTACATGTTCTTGTGGTCTCAAATTTTTCTGATTAACTATTAATGGAATGCTCTCGGTCTGATTGGCTGATCTAAAATAATTCAACCTATTATACGTTTAATTAAGTTTAATTCCTGATTTGAGATACAAATAAGCTAGGCAAAATTTGACTGCTATTGATGCTTGTATCTGTAACAGTGGCCGACACCGTCATTCTTGCAAAGTGGGTCAACACCCTTGGTTAAGCTCCTGGGGAATGGACCGAAGCCCAGTTTCAGACACCATTATAAAGGTTGTGAGGAAAATGGCAGTTCCTGTAACAATTATGCATGTTACACCTATGGGAGCATTCCGAAGTGATGGTCATGTGGGTATTTGGAGTGATAATCCATCTGTGCCTGATTGTAGCCATTGGTGCCTACCTGGCGTACCTGATATGTGGAATGAAATTCTCTTGTCATATCTGCTACCATGAAGTTGCAAATAGACCTCCTCCTTTTGCTGCCGGCGTCACTGTGTTTGTTGGAACAGCAGATACATTACAGAATGAGAGATATCCTGCCTTTCTAATTCgaattttatctcctcagaGAAATCCTTCTTTGTCATACCATCATGGTTTTAATGCCAGTGGCTGTAGAACAAGGCCAAATCAATGGAAATTGAGTTGAAGCTTCCCTTTCTGCAACATAGTTGCTCAGAAGATCTAGTATTTAGGAGTATAATTTGTAATTTGTATGAAAACAAGTGCTTATAATGCCCAGTTGATGCATTATCTGTAAAttgaaatagaaatttctatacATACATCGGCCACAAATTctgagtttctttttcttttggtcaaacaCAAATTGGTGATGAAGGCAAGTTTCAGAGGCCTCTAAGTCTctgtgggagtggtcaaattctgctgggcctgcaattaaggcgattaactccgcagttagtatggcgttaaatttcagtcatgaatgcggcgattattatgacaataactacgcacaatgattatgattataagtgcgcgatgaatgactatcataaatacgcaatgaatgaTGGTTTATAATGGTTGTAAGTatgcaatgattaactgttattagtgcggcaataattgtcattataagtgtgtaaataaatgcagccatcaaagcagaaataatggcggcttgttcctgaagtaagtcatcgcctatataaaggaggctcgacgtccaggtaaCCCATCGAATTCTAATTCTctctactccactactaagaaacgtactgacttagacatcggagggttttctgcaggtaccccccccttctcctcgagccgacggtcaaactccaggtcaacgctctaaggaagcttctcgattgttcccaggtcagctcccgctccagtccgcattaattgttgggtcaaactcctctacggaatttttcacctccaacaagtggcgccgtctgtgggaaacacttATCCCtaaaagtgatggcgggagctgccCCTGACGGGATTCCATTTCTGTCACTAAGGACTGGGACTGATGGAATACAAGCCCCAAAGTGACAAAAGTCTGGGTAACGTAGACTAGCGTTTCCTTTAGTAATCATATTCtgactttttccttttatatttgaaatatatttgtgGTCAGTGTTATTGAAATGTATGTGTAAGGctggtgtccagagtaaatacCCAAGGCCGGTGGCCAAGGAGAATAAAATTAATGTTGTTGATCAGATTCAAAGGG
Coding sequences:
- the LOC112173398 gene encoding protein trichome berefringence-like 7, producing MTCMRFNWISFSSGCTYKTMEMVRNVYWDSFAQFRSFYKRVLNFGNEMMKGYWKVWIFQTFHGLVAIGSLLSFVVAMAFAYMYLFPTVPSVVRSYGISNSASSNSSSSVEKCNVYEGSWIADESYPLYNASLCPFAERGFNCLANGREDRGYAKWRWKPKNCDIPRFDARKVLEGLRGKRVVFVGDSLSRTQWESLICLLMTGVEDKKSVYEVNGNKITKQIRFLSVRFTTFDLRMDFYRSVFLVQRASKPARAPKRVKSTLRINRIDDISKEWIDSDILIFNSGHWWTPSKLFELGCYFQVGKSLKLGMPITTAFKKAMNTWASWVETSINTNRTSVFFRTFESSHWSGRHRHSCKVGQHPWLSSWGMDRSPVSDTIIKVVRKMAVPVTIMHVTPMGAFRSDGHVGIWSDNPSVPDCSHWCLPGVPDMWNEILLSYLLP